From a region of the Xyrauchen texanus isolate HMW12.3.18 chromosome 39, RBS_HiC_50CHRs, whole genome shotgun sequence genome:
- the LOC127632758 gene encoding uncharacterized protein LOC127632758 codes for METEDVAAEAPVEPPTEALDANTESNKEPNVSADIQDIQNHVTDNNKEESVTETQGESDKVTEGETAPSGQVADNPPCDWLEPLEEDCDEADAQSCDQDGAESVAGSERSGSLASGWKNFGGRGGGFKPRRRPQCEADEGWEDCSLLGEGWKRKQVFRRSGTSEGRSDTYYTSPAGHKVRSRVELLKYVDPSIDLTNFDFKTGKILDVVVPRRGRKRKVDSPLLYFGGSSEVPKKLTDTGGWAGSSGSSANLSAFQREGPYVRPMVENSRTMPDTNVPNVTNPPHFGPTQIPAKPTAPPPGVSGGLMNGSSGTSRPLLTVCVKCNKTIAFEEGQTLCQTCLLECNIPIARSRKPYKKWVPCGRCRACQVTTDCGKCVSCRNGKLRLRLNIRSRKIVKCRRRKCLHPVRRDKSGKTPGGNISNTFGSMSTASIISKPSVSDFEESQSSLPQFSDSEDLSLFFGGNDGDYGYDEMVAGKLRRRSCGKCRGCVRRTDCGTCDFCMDKPKFGGRNKKRQKCRLRQCEREAMKHLLPMDENQSDMLIPEERGRPRPRYTYSRGRPRNRRSWDFEVSDNEAELYESPKPFSGSAQIVKRDRLVLPNYNGKAYSYSDIPNSYMLNHIPLYSSHNVEISPQLHVGRAEMIKENGLQGSGINSRGLLSVRPEILQDVHPTTRCELMPFPPSYGSGAVEQEFESSPSITQIFSMADNDPATKGIDLDHELMQLLRSLRSTILPVLWYCVANEGPQLQLMQCSKRSTMADTIVHIEPNFHYHISVQEQPLLPTHKLYESHPPLLTTTTEIIALLEDLEKHAVCQGFSNKGSPPGQEPVLPERAATCDFLILPEAERCPKCSTPQQA; via the exons ATGGAGACAGAGGATGTAGCAGCTGAGGCACCTGTAGAACCACCAACCGAAGCGCTAGATGCAAATACTGAGTCAAACAAAGAGCCCAATGTAAGCGCAGACATTCAGGACATTCAGAACCATGTCACAGACAACAACAAAGAGGAATCCGTGACTGAGACGCAAGGTGAGTCTGACAAAGTCACAGAAGGGGAGACTGCTCCTAGTGGACAAGTCGCGGACAATCCTCCTTGTGACTGGTTGGAGCCACTTGAAGAAGACTGTGATGAAGCTGATGCTCAGAGCTGTGATCAGGATGGAGCAGAGAGCGTTGCGGGGAGTGAGAGGAGTGGGAGTCTGGCTAGCGGATGGAAGAACTTTGGGGGCAGAGGTGGCGG ATTTAAACCTCGGAGGAGACCACAGTGTGAGGCTGATGAAGGCTGGGAAGATTGCTCTTTATTAGGGGAAGGATGGAAACGCAAACAGGTTTTCCGTCGATCAGGCACAAGTGAAGGACGCAGTGACACGTACTATACAAG TCCTGCCGGTCATAAAGTGAGAAGTAGGGTTGAGCTTTTGAAATATGTAGATCCTTCCATCGACCTCACAAACTTTGATTTCAAGACGGGCAAGATCCTTGATGTTGTGGTTCCAAGAAGAGGAAGG AAGAGGAAAGTGGATTCTCCCCTGCTTTACTTCGGAGGCTCCTCTGAAGTTCCAAAAAAATTAACGGATACAGGTGGCTGGGCCGGTAGTTCAGGATCTTCAGCAAATCTCAGTGCCTTTCAGAGAGAAGGCCCATATGTCAGACCGATGGTTGAGAATTCCAGAACCATGCCAGATACCAATGTCCCAAACGTCACCAATCCTCCACATTTTGGTCCAACTCAAATTCCAGCGAAGCCAACTGCTCCTCCCCCGGGGGTTTCAGGCGGGCTTATGAATGGCAGTAGTGGAACTTCGCGACCTTTGTTGAC tgTCTgcgtaaaatgtaataaaaccatTGCATTTGAAGAGGGACAAACTCTGTGCCAGACCTGCCTGCTCGAGTGTAACATAC caATAGCGAGAAGCAGGAAACCCTACAAAAAG TGGGTCCCATGTGGCCGGTGCCGGGCTTGCCAAGTTACGACGGACTGTGGAAAATGTGTTAGCTGCAGAAATGGCAAGCTTCGGCTTCGACTGAATATCCGCTCCCGGAAAATCGTTAAATGTCGCAGACGAAAATGTTTACACCCTGTCCGTAGGGACAAGAGTGGAAAG ACACCAGGAGGAAACATTTCAAACACGTTTGGATCCATGAGCACAGCTTCAATTATTTCAAAA CCTTCAGTCTCAGATTTTGAGGAATCACAG AGCTCCTTGCCACAGTTCAGTGACTCAGAGGATCTGTCTCTGTTCTTTGGCGGTAATGATGGTGACTATGGCTATGATGAG ATGGTTGCGGGAAAGTTACGTCGCCGGTCCTGTGGGAAATGTAGAGGTTGTGTTCGACGTACCGACTGTGGAACCTGTGATTTTTGCATGGACAAACCCAAGTTTGGAGGCAGgaataaaaaaagacagaaatgccGTCTACGGCAGTGTGAAAGAGAGGCTATG AAGCATTTGCTGCCCATGGATGAGAATCAGTCGGACATGCTTATTCCCGAGGAACGTGGCAGGCCGAGGCCACGTTACACATATTCACGTGGTAGACCCAGGAACAGAAGATCATGGGATTTCGAGGTCTCAGATAATGAGGCTGAACTTTATGAGAGCCCAAAGCCTTTCTCAGGTTCTGCACAGATAGTGAAAAGAGACAGGCTCGTCCTCCCCAATTATAATGGAAAG GCCTACAGTTATTCTGACATTCCAAACAGTTATATGCTTAACCACATCCCACTCTACAGCTCCCATAATGTTGAG ATCAGCCCCCAGCTGCACGTTGGAAGGGCAGAAATGATCAAAGAAAATGGGCTTCAAGGCAGTGGCATCAATAGCAGAGGCCTTCTGTCTGTT AGACCAGAAATTCTGCAAGATGTCCATCCTACTACAAGATGCGAGTTAATGCCATTTCCCCCAAGCTATGGATCTGGTGCTGTTGAACAGGAGTTTGAGTCTTCCCCATCG ATCACCCAGATATTCAGTATGGCTGACAATGACCCTGCCACCAAAGGCATTGACCTCGATCATGAGCTGATGCAGCTCCTGAGGTCTCTTCGCAGCACGATACTTCCTGTACTCTGGTACTGCGTTGCAAATGAGGGACCACAGTTGCAGCTAATGCAATGCTCCAAGCGCTCCACTATGGCAGACACCATCGTTCATATTGAGCCCAACTTCCACTACCACATCAGCGTCCAGGAACAGCCCCTCTTACCCACCCACAAACTCTACGAGAGCCATCCACCTCTTCTCACCACAACAACAGAGATCATTGCCCTCCTCGAGGATCTGGAAAAGCATGCTGTCTGCCAGGGCTTTTCGAACAAAGGTTCTCCACCTGGACAAGAGCCGGTTCTTCCGGAGCGGGCGGCAACTTGCGACTTTCTCATTTTACCAGAGGCAGAACGCTGTCCAAAATGCTCAACACCACAACAGGCATAG
- the LOC127632872 gene encoding CXXC-type zinc finger protein 1-like isoform X2 has protein sequence MDSEMSDMDQTPTVDNSIVDGENAPLYCICRKSDINCFMIGCDKCNEWFHGHCINVTEKMAKAIREWYCQQCQNMDPSLEIRYRKKNRDKEVESERAEKRSSTPEYKIDKRRGSKVKRSARMCGECEPCTRTEDCGQCDFCKDMKKFGGPNRIRQKCRLRQCVVRARKMLRIRDEEFSLRERKDNITRRRYSDDYDEMEHYERYKDRNASWGSEDEDGPLYSRVPRKKAIKVKHVKRRDKKFDKKKESRRHKQKQKHRDRSRHSERGDGRDGGAHRQCLGPNCIEAARPSSKYCSEDCGMKLATNRIYEILPQRIQQWQQSPCIAEEQGKKQLERIRREQQAARMRLAEMERRFHELEGIIAKAKQQVVLQDEDVNETDSEDTDLQIFCVSCSHPINPKVALRHMERCYAKYESQTSFGSIFPTRIEGATRLFCDVYNPQSKTYCKRLQVLCPEHSRDPKVLADEVCGCPLVRDVFEPTGEYCRVSKRKCNKHYCWEKLRRAEVDLERVRVWYKLDELFEQERNVRTAMTNRAGLLALMLHQTIQHDALTTDLRSDKDR, from the exons ATG GACAGCGAGATGTCTGATATGGATCAGACTCCAACTGTGGATAACTCCATAGTGGATGGAGAAAATGCTCCTCTGTACTGCATTTGTCGGAAGTCAGACATAAACTGCTTCATGAT TGGTTGTGACAAGTGCAATGAGTGGTTCCATGGTCACTGCATAAATGTGACCGAGAAGATGGCCAAAGCTATCAGGGAGTGGTACTGCCAACAATGTCAGA ATATGGATCCATCACTTGAAATAAGGTATCGAAAAAAGAACCGTGACAAAGAGGTTGAGTCAGAGAGAGCTGAAAAGCGATCCAGCACTCCAGAGTATAAGATCGATAAGCGCCGTGGGTCCAAA GTGAAACGTTCAGCTCGTATGTGCGGGGAATGCGAACCATGCACTAGGACAGAGGATTGTGGCCAATGCGACTTCTGTAAAGACATGAAGAAATTCGGTGGCCCAAACAGGATCCGTCAGAAATGTCGTCTTAGGCAGTGTGTTGTCCGTGCTCGA AAAATGCTGCGTATTCGGGATGAGGAGTTTTCTCTGCGTGAGAGGAAGGACAATATTACGCGCAGACGATACTCCGATGATTATGATGAGATGGAGCATTATGAGCGCTACAAGGACAGAAATGCG TCGTGGGGCAGTGAAGATGAGGATGGACCACTTTACAGTCGTGTCCCACGGAAGAAAGCTATAAAAGTCAAGCATGTCAAGAGGAGAGACAAGAAATTTGACAAAAAG AAAGAGTCTCGTCGCCACAAGCAGAAACAGAAGCACAGAGATCGTTCCAGACACAGCGAGAGAGGAGACGGCAGAGATGGAGGAGCCCATCGTCAGTGCCTGGGGCCAAACTGCATTGAGGCAGCACGTCCAAGCTCAAAATACTGCTCTGAGGACTGTGGCATGAAGCTGGCTACCAA CCGTATCTATGAGATCCTCCCCCAGCGTATCCAGCAGTGGCAGCAGAGCCCCTGTATTGCAGAAGAACAGGGCAAAAAACAGCTGGAGCGCATCCGCAGGGAGCAGCAGGCCGCACGTATGCGCCTAGCCGAGATGGAGCGACGTTTCCACGAATTAGAGGGCATCATTGCCAAGGCCAAGCAACAGGTGGTCCTACAGGATGAGGAT GTGAATGAAACAGACAGCGAGGACACAGACCTTCAGATCTTCTGTGTGTCCTGCAGTCACCCCATCAACCCCAAGGTGGCACTGAGGCATATGGAGAGATGTTATGCCAAG tacgAAAGCCAGACCTCTTTTGGTTCCATTTTCCCAACAAGAATAGAAGG GGCAACAAGACTCTTTTGTGATGTATACAACCCCCAGAGCAAAACGTACTGCAAAAGACTTCAGGTCTTGTGCCCAGAGCATTCCAGAGACCCTAAG GTCCTAGCAGATGAGGTGTGTGGATGTCCACTAGTGCGTGATGTGTTTGAGCCGACAGGAGAGTACTGCAGGGTCTCCAAACGCAAATGTAACAAGCATTACTGCTGGGAGAAGCTCAGACGAGCAGAGGTGGACCTGGAGCGGGTCCGAGTG TGGTACAAGCTGGACGAGTTGTTTGAACAAGAGCGCAATGTGAGAACAGCGATGACCAACAGAGCAGGACTGCTGGCTCTTATGCTCCATCAGACTATCCAGCACGACGCACTGACCACTGACCTCCGCAGCGATAAAGACAGATGA
- the LOC127632872 gene encoding CXXC-type zinc finger protein 1-like isoform X1, with amino-acid sequence MDSEMSDMDQTPTVDNSIVDGENAPLYCICRKSDINCFMIGCDKCNEWFHGHCINVTEKMAKAIREWYCQQCQNMDPSLEIRYRKKNRDKEVESERAEKRSSTPEYKIDKRRGSKVSVSSVNVKRSARMCGECEPCTRTEDCGQCDFCKDMKKFGGPNRIRQKCRLRQCVVRARKMLRIRDEEFSLRERKDNITRRRYSDDYDEMEHYERYKDRNASWGSEDEDGPLYSRVPRKKAIKVKHVKRRDKKFDKKKESRRHKQKQKHRDRSRHSERGDGRDGGAHRQCLGPNCIEAARPSSKYCSEDCGMKLATNRIYEILPQRIQQWQQSPCIAEEQGKKQLERIRREQQAARMRLAEMERRFHELEGIIAKAKQQVVLQDEDVNETDSEDTDLQIFCVSCSHPINPKVALRHMERCYAKYESQTSFGSIFPTRIEGATRLFCDVYNPQSKTYCKRLQVLCPEHSRDPKVLADEVCGCPLVRDVFEPTGEYCRVSKRKCNKHYCWEKLRRAEVDLERVRVWYKLDELFEQERNVRTAMTNRAGLLALMLHQTIQHDALTTDLRSDKDR; translated from the exons ATG GACAGCGAGATGTCTGATATGGATCAGACTCCAACTGTGGATAACTCCATAGTGGATGGAGAAAATGCTCCTCTGTACTGCATTTGTCGGAAGTCAGACATAAACTGCTTCATGAT TGGTTGTGACAAGTGCAATGAGTGGTTCCATGGTCACTGCATAAATGTGACCGAGAAGATGGCCAAAGCTATCAGGGAGTGGTACTGCCAACAATGTCAGA ATATGGATCCATCACTTGAAATAAGGTATCGAAAAAAGAACCGTGACAAAGAGGTTGAGTCAGAGAGAGCTGAAAAGCGATCCAGCACTCCAGAGTATAAGATCGATAAGCGCCGTGGGTCCAAAGTCAGTGTTTCTTCAGTTAAC GTGAAACGTTCAGCTCGTATGTGCGGGGAATGCGAACCATGCACTAGGACAGAGGATTGTGGCCAATGCGACTTCTGTAAAGACATGAAGAAATTCGGTGGCCCAAACAGGATCCGTCAGAAATGTCGTCTTAGGCAGTGTGTTGTCCGTGCTCGA AAAATGCTGCGTATTCGGGATGAGGAGTTTTCTCTGCGTGAGAGGAAGGACAATATTACGCGCAGACGATACTCCGATGATTATGATGAGATGGAGCATTATGAGCGCTACAAGGACAGAAATGCG TCGTGGGGCAGTGAAGATGAGGATGGACCACTTTACAGTCGTGTCCCACGGAAGAAAGCTATAAAAGTCAAGCATGTCAAGAGGAGAGACAAGAAATTTGACAAAAAG AAAGAGTCTCGTCGCCACAAGCAGAAACAGAAGCACAGAGATCGTTCCAGACACAGCGAGAGAGGAGACGGCAGAGATGGAGGAGCCCATCGTCAGTGCCTGGGGCCAAACTGCATTGAGGCAGCACGTCCAAGCTCAAAATACTGCTCTGAGGACTGTGGCATGAAGCTGGCTACCAA CCGTATCTATGAGATCCTCCCCCAGCGTATCCAGCAGTGGCAGCAGAGCCCCTGTATTGCAGAAGAACAGGGCAAAAAACAGCTGGAGCGCATCCGCAGGGAGCAGCAGGCCGCACGTATGCGCCTAGCCGAGATGGAGCGACGTTTCCACGAATTAGAGGGCATCATTGCCAAGGCCAAGCAACAGGTGGTCCTACAGGATGAGGAT GTGAATGAAACAGACAGCGAGGACACAGACCTTCAGATCTTCTGTGTGTCCTGCAGTCACCCCATCAACCCCAAGGTGGCACTGAGGCATATGGAGAGATGTTATGCCAAG tacgAAAGCCAGACCTCTTTTGGTTCCATTTTCCCAACAAGAATAGAAGG GGCAACAAGACTCTTTTGTGATGTATACAACCCCCAGAGCAAAACGTACTGCAAAAGACTTCAGGTCTTGTGCCCAGAGCATTCCAGAGACCCTAAG GTCCTAGCAGATGAGGTGTGTGGATGTCCACTAGTGCGTGATGTGTTTGAGCCGACAGGAGAGTACTGCAGGGTCTCCAAACGCAAATGTAACAAGCATTACTGCTGGGAGAAGCTCAGACGAGCAGAGGTGGACCTGGAGCGGGTCCGAGTG TGGTACAAGCTGGACGAGTTGTTTGAACAAGAGCGCAATGTGAGAACAGCGATGACCAACAGAGCAGGACTGCTGGCTCTTATGCTCCATCAGACTATCCAGCACGACGCACTGACCACTGACCTCCGCAGCGATAAAGACAGATGA